From the genome of Borrelia turcica IST7, one region includes:
- a CDS encoding BBA14 family lipoprotein yields the protein MRRIKLAFIYPLLITISCTTIASLPQEPDSPPKDATIYELSIYEARLSSYVMYLQTFLIKNIDKLNAEGYKLMLFNPIPLKEKHTIKDLLLNISHFKDYIRYAKPIANSLYQKYSKLK from the coding sequence ATGAGAAGAATTAAGCTCGCTTTTATATATCCACTCTTAATAACTATTAGTTGCACAACAATAGCCAGTTTGCCACAAGAGCCTGATTCACCTCCCAAAGATGCCACTATTTACGAGTTAAGCATTTATGAGGCCAGACTATCTAGTTATGTTATGTATTTACAAACATTTTTAATTAAAAACATTGATAAACTTAATGCAGAAGGGTATAAATTAATGCTCTTCAATCCAATTCCTCTTAAAGAAAAACATACAATAAAAGACTTACTTTTAAATATTTCACACTTTAAAGATTATATTCGATATGCCAAGCCTATTGCTAACTCACTTTATCAAAAATACAGTAAATTAAAATAA
- a CDS encoding BlyB family putative holin accessory protein, whose product MTRDNSYLGINILQEFTKLLSCSNINTNTVDYINIFGKVVSYIYSLYIKNMARVEQEEASYILSEIEDILRINIEILENTTESKEKGSIAKIEALRNKRNKLMEAHTKLLKESLDNEKN is encoded by the coding sequence ATGACTAGAGATAACTCTTATTTGGGCATAAATATCTTGCAGGAATTTACCAAATTATTATCTTGTAGCAATATAAATACTAACACTGTTGACTATATCAATATTTTTGGTAAAGTTGTAAGTTATATTTATTCTCTTTATATTAAAAATATGGCCAGAGTTGAACAAGAGGAGGCTAGCTACATATTGTCTGAGATAGAAGACATTTTGCGTATTAATATTGAAATTTTAGAAAACACAACAGAGAGTAAAGAAAAGGGCAGTATAGCAAAGATTGAAGCTTTGCGTAATAAGCGCAATAAATTAATGGAAGCACACACAAAACTGCTTAAGGAGAGCCTAGATAATGAGAAGAATTAA
- a CDS encoding BlyB family putative holin accessory protein: MRLDKDNLTAGLTSISSLVDCFSSFEDTFTQKAHKGFTLLYELYMLYSLVYKENMERLENALTVDINRALAPINTKINDLICRVNLSEENTKLSTDLLLENLND, encoded by the coding sequence ATGAGACTTGATAAGGATAATTTGACCGCGGGGCTTACTTCTATTTCTAGTTTAGTTGACTGCTTTAGCTCTTTTGAGGACACTTTTACACAAAAAGCTCATAAGGGATTTACTCTGCTTTATGAACTCTATATGCTTTATTCTCTAGTTTATAAAGAGAATATGGAACGGTTGGAAAATGCTTTAACTGTTGATATTAATAGGGCTTTGGCTCCTATTAACACTAAAATTAATGATTTAATTTGTAGGGTAAATTTGTCTGAGGAGAATACTAAACTTTCTACTGACTTGCTTTTGGAGAATTTAAATGACTAG
- a CDS encoding BlyA family holin, protein MTSVNISELLINLNEIKLGLIGIIILGLVFLLKPVVKDILYIFIDKFRNGKSGKQ, encoded by the coding sequence GTGACCAGTGTAAATATTTCTGAACTTTTGATTAATCTTAATGAAATTAAATTGGGACTTATTGGAATTATTATTTTGGGACTAGTTTTCCTGCTTAAACCCGTTGTTAAGGATATTTTGTATATTTTTATTGACAAGTTTAGGAATGGTAAGTCTGGTAAGCAGTAA
- a CDS encoding DUF685 domain-containing protein: MADEEQKDTKLLVDDEEHIQIKDLNRINTLKDNDLLPIDDGFASINAITFANFLKTVKDKTFKGEGLSYFKQVIKDTIASELASNPNFVANLYSSILSKLINNESSSISSLFSKIQKELIRSISSYSLVKSDKLVIMSDSDELQKTSIPNQLLGIPSDFTIKKKSSKDSYFYSYEYRKEALLVDLKDNKSVTLHCSKDDDDEPVYLDIFLNIHTGSIDNERHIYLKYTDESQKNTAYYLYTSQVRMIAPLYTGWYMQKQSYISGNPVPSFLKI, encoded by the coding sequence ATGGCTGATGAAGAACAAAAAGACACTAAACTATTAGTTGACGATGAAGAACATATTCAGATTAAAGACTTAAATCGAATTAACACACTTAAAGATAATGATTTATTACCCATTGATGATGGATTTGCTAGCATTAATGCTATTACTTTTGCTAATTTCTTAAAGACAGTCAAGGATAAGACATTTAAAGGTGAGGGGCTATCTTATTTTAAACAAGTCATTAAAGACACTATAGCCAGTGAACTAGCATCAAATCCTAATTTTGTTGCTAATCTTTATTCAAGTATCTTATCAAAACTTATTAATAATGAGTCTAGTAGTATTAGTAGCCTATTTAGTAAAATACAGAAGGAATTAATCAGAAGTATTAGCTCTTATAGTCTAGTAAAGAGCGATAAACTTGTTATAATGAGTGACTCAGACGAGTTACAAAAAACTTCCATACCCAATCAATTATTAGGTATTCCATCAGACTTTACTATTAAAAAAAAATCGAGCAAGGATTCATACTTTTATTCATATGAATATAGAAAAGAGGCTTTATTAGTAGATTTAAAAGACAACAAGTCTGTTACTCTACACTGTTCAAAAGATGATGATGATGAGCCTGTTTATCTTGACATTTTCTTAAATATACACACAGGTAGCATAGACAATGAGAGGCATATTTACCTTAAATACACCGATGAGAGCCAAAAAAATACAGCATATTACCTATATACTTCACAAGTGCGTATGATAGCTCCTCTTTACACAGGATGGTATATGCAAAAGCAAAGCTATATTAGTGGTAATCCAGTACCATCATTTTTAAAAATTTAG